tgctattatttttctgtttgcaatgAATTGTGCAGGTTCTTGGGAAGAAAGGTTTCTTGAGGTTCCTTTCTGTCAAAGAAAGGTTTTTGGGCTCACCTGGTGATGTGTGGAAGCAGTCGCTGCTGATTCGTTACCAGTGTCCCCATGTGtagatgttttccttcctgaattCATCCTTTCTTTCCATTCATCAGATCTGGTTTCAGAATCGCAGGGCAAAGTGGCGGAAATCGGAGAAGCTGAATGCGAAAGGCAACAGAAAACATCCAACATCGTCACCTCTGTCACATGATTGTGGGTGGGGGACCTACTCTGTTTTCTCGTCTTTCCACAACAGGTACCTAAtgaattaaatgttttcctttgccatTCCCCCTTTACATTTAAACTATGGAGAGCTGACAATCGAGTTGGACCTCGGTAGCTCGTCAGATTTCTTGGCAAATTGTAGTAGACCCTCTTAAAAGAGGGTTTGAAATAAATCTGTTGAGATTGCTGTGGCTAAAGTCATGTGGAGAACAAGGGATGAGATAGAAAGGTCTGTGGATCACCccttcattttatgtttttgtgaATGGTCAGGAGCCCATTGCATTTCCCACCattgctttccatttccatgGATTTTCACTTGGTAATGGAAGTGCTGCTTGCTTAGATCACTCTTACAAAGTCATGGACTTCTTTGAACAAATATAAGGTAGCACCTTTCATAGGTGAGGAGGGGACATTTactgggggggaagggagtaTGTGAGAGGATAGATAGTCTTTCAAGGGGTAGTGAGTGAATGTGTGAGGGAAGAAATTAGTTTCCACAGGGATATATTTGTGGCAATCTGGAGTGAGAAAACAgaatgcaaagaggaaaaattaagttaaagATTGGAGACCACTTGACTTATTTCATTGCAttgtccctgctgcctgtcctACACTGGGGACTTGAGGCTGCTTCCCCAAATACTGTCAAGACAGCATTCCTTGCACACCTAAATCAGCCACTGCTTTCTTCTTCCACCAGCTAGTGATGTAGGATCTGCCCATTGTAGGGTAGAAGAGTATGTATTTGGTCATAATGCCTTGCCTTGTCTTCTGGTTCATCCTCACACCCTTTTTGCTGCCTCCAGGGCacctcctctgcctgtgcctccGTTGCCTGATGTTGCTCGTGACCAATCTGCTGTGCTGAGAGGAAACGCTGCAGCTGGGAACTGCTCCAgcctgctcagagcacagcttGCACCACTCTCCTCTGCCTCAGGTGAGACCCCGATCAGCATGAGTGTTTTCCATAACTACAGCATTGGCTGGTGGAGCTAGGATGTTCCCAAACACTTTAGGGAAGGTCATGTGAGTGCCCCACGCCATCAGTGCAAAATGTGACACCAGGTCACtggacaggctgagaaagttgggattgatcagcctggagaagagaaggttgtgtggagacctcacagcaccttccagtatctgaaggggctacagagaagctggagagggacttttcctcagtgacaggacgagggagaatggcttcaaactgaaagagggaatatttaggttagatatgcagaagaaattcttccccttgagggtggggaggccctggcacagattgcccagagaagctgtggctgcctcatccctggaagtgttcaaggacaggctggatgggggttggagtaacctgggatagtggacggtgtccctacccatggcagggggttggaactggatggtctttaaggtcccttccaacccaaactttTCTATGATTGGAGGTATAGCAGCTCTCTGTTAATTGAGTCTGTACCAGCTATGTACCAGCACGGTGGTGCTTCTGTGCTGATGCTGGAGCCAAATTTGCAGTCCTTGTTCATGTCCTAGCCCAAGCCAGCAAGGAATTCTGAATATGACTTCATAAGGATAAGTGATAGGGGCATTCTTCCATAATAGCTGTTTGACACTGGTCCTGCTACTCTAAATGATGATGAAAGTATTACTCTGGTTATGATGTTCTTCATGGCAGATATACACATCCCATACTCTGGTTTAGATGGAAACATTCTAGCTACAACCAGAGTCAGGTGAGGTGTGTGAGGAAGGTGCACTGTACAAACTGTTGGTGTTGTAGAGGCTCCCTCATGTACTCCATACCTTTAAATGTCCAAGAGGGTTCCTCAGCTTCCCCAGGCAGTgcaattttccattttgtgcaAGACCTCGAGGGAGGGAGACTAGTTGAGTTCCAGAGCTGACACTGAATTTACTCTCAGTTGCAGTGGAGCTGGAGGTCAGTGGGGTGTGCTGTTCGACCAGGGTTCTACCTGTGCTGTGCTTAAAGATTGATGGCAGCTAAAGACTGCTCAATTGTTTATTCGTGTGTGGAGTACCAGAGCATTCCCTGGAGTCAGGAATGCTCCCTAAAGCGTTTCCTATGTATGTTTACATTTCCAAGTTGGCACAATTTGAAAAGATTTCCAAAGTGATGAGGACTTTATCACTTCCTTGGGAGGGATATCCCAAGCAATATATGTGCTGACATATGATACTACCGTGtgcatttttctgcttcccagtgtAATTCATTCATTGGAATTTCTGCTCCCTCATTTTATTCTAAATGTGCCAGTATTTAGTTATCAGTATTAAGGCCAGTTCTTGCAACTCATTTTCTAATAGTGCTGATACCTTAAAAGTACTTTGGCACTGTAGAAAGCACCTGTAAGATTGTATCAGTAAGCTTAGAATGCTAGTAAATACTTATGTGTGCTAAAAGTACGTAATTGAGATACCTAATTTAgtatttctgtcatttaaatTTGCCTGTCATCCTCTCAAGGCAAGGACTACTTTAGTCAATCCTATGACCTATTTAATCAATAGGACTGTAATTCAGTTAGTTCTGGTTTTTCCACTCCTTACAGCAGGGCAAATATGGTCAAAGTGTTTGaataattcactgcttcccagagTGCTGAAGCAGTGTCGTCTGTTGAGCCCTGTATTTAGATAGAATTAGATAAAGACTAAGGCTTtgcaaaataattcatttaaaggaaacaaaccaaTTATCAGATTTCTATGCTGTAGGAACCTCTGCTGGTTCCTAAAATACATCTGCAGATGTGCTATTTAGTCAAGAGAGAatataatagaatcatagaatggtttgggttggaagggaccttaaagatcatcctgttccaaccccctgccatgggcagggacaccttcaactacaccaggttgctcagagccccatccaatctggccttggacacttccagggatgaggcagccacagtttctctgggcaacctgtgccagggcctccccaccctcacagcaaggaatttcttcctgatatctacTCTAATCTTTTAGTTTGAATCCATTTTCTGTGTTAGAGAAATAGAAGTTTCATTCAGGGATGTGATCTTGTCCTCTGTTTTCAATGAGCCATTTCTTTCTGGGGAATCTGCACGCTGGGATGCAATTCTCCATGTGGAAAAGACAAGCAATCCTCCTGATAGGAGAGAAAGGTCCCATCTGAATTCTTGGTGCAGTgtgtaaggaagaaaaagggcaAATGAATGTCCCTGAGGGTGAAATGGGTATGTGGAAAATGAGTGATAAAGAGAGCTGGGTTTTTACTGCTGGAATCCTTTCATCTTGCTGCTGACTGCCTCCTATTGCATTTGCTGTGTGTGCATCCAGCTTTTAGGAAACACAGGCTTCCTCTGCTTGTCTGAAACCCCTGTGTCTTCAGTGATAGGGATGTGTGAAAACGAGAGTCTACTTCGTTCCACTAGATCTGTGTGAGGGAACAAGCTTCCCCTTGTTCTCTTTAAATCAGATTGGGCAAGAAGTAATGAAATCTATTTGTGTCAGCTAAGGCTGGTAAATACTTTCCAGATACAGATCTGTTTGAGGGGATTAAAAAAGTACCTTTTCTAAGTCACTGTTCAGAAAAGAGGCTTGCTTTGGTAGTGCACACGAACTGTGAGGTTTGGTGAGTGGTTTTGGACCGGTTgcctgagggaagggaggaataAGGTCTGTGTAATGAGCCACATGCTGCTCTCTTTATTTATGAAACCCACCCGGCCCTCCAAATTTGTTCAACTCTAATCAGATGGAAGTTAGAAGTCCTAAAAATTACATTCCTACAAGTCATGGGAGAACTGGTGCCTGGGCAGAGTAGAGACCTAAGTTGGTGCACTCTTTGAGGAAGAAGACTGATATTTGGTGTAGAGAGTCCTCATAGAAGAGAGATCTGCAGGGCACAATGGCATGGAAAGCTGCAGTTGCAGTTTTGCCGTAACTAGATGCAGGGTAACACAGCTATGGggaataaaacaataaaatttgctttttgtttgtttgcttgttatctagCATTGCATAGGCAGACTTTTCTctttaagaaagcaaaaactgaaacagggaaaatgaaagacaaTGTGACCTGAAttcattcataaaaaaaaaacttgccaAGAAATAGAGCCATCCAGGGTCCACCTGTTAGCTTTATTAGAATATCTCAGAACATGAAGGAGGGAAAACTTGAATAGGATAAAATCCAAACTAgctgaagcaaaataaaagaggaaacaaattagaaaaaaaagttatcagTTTACAAGGCAAAACCAATTGCTTAGTAATGTTAgatttcagcaaaataatttgtgaCCTGTGCATTCTGGTGCAGTTTTGCCCATAGATTTTGGCCTACTGGAGTGGCTGTTCAGGTGCTTTCCTTGGTACCAGTGTATTTAACCACTTTCAGCAGGACAAGAAAATTATGAGGACAGTATAATCTGTTACCTGAGACCTTTGGAGAGtgttctgtgctgccttttccactgtttttctttgctctgacCAGTACTTCTGACTGTTGATTtgtgggttcttttttttctaatgtcccactgttttttccagtttgccAAACAAGCTGATTAAAAATGTCAGCGCGTTGTATTTGAGATGTATCTTACCTTGATGGCAGTTATGGCTTCTGCTTTGGGTATTGGGCACACTGCTTGCTATGAGAGCCTTTTGCGCCTCAAAACTTCCATTTTGAGCTTACTTTGGTCTTAGAATTGTTTTTTACTACTTTTGCAGGACAGCATGCTTCagattaatagattttttttgacACTGGCAGTTCTTTAAAgttgttcttgttttcctgaGATTCCTTACTGatataaatatatctgtgaTTCATTGACTTAAAGCATTGgcttatgattttttttgagttaaccctttagaaagaaaagttCCTCTGGTTTGTGGGAGGAGATTTTTCTGCCCCACTGGTGATTTTGCAGGAAATCCTTTGTTTCATGTGACTGTATTGTGAGGACACCTGTCAGGAGCCAAATCTGTGCAGATAACTGTCAGAGGTGGAATGGCTGTGGAAGTCTTGAGAGCAACTGGATGAAACTGGATATGATCTGTCAGAGAAGAGTGAATAAATGACCAGCTCTAATGATTTTGTGGGAAATATCCCTctctttaaatttagaaagacgGCATAAACTtagggaacaaagaaacaaggaagaatttattcaacACATTGGGTCTTTCTCGCACCGagtttccagggaaaaagaCACCTTCGGTTTAAATTccatacattttatagtttcgcaaaatcccacccttttcAGATAAGTTTTAATGTATTCATCTTtacctaaaaaggtttcttttctctgaaaaggggctttccctttttcccagtTGGCTGCAAGCCATCCCCTGTCAAAGgtgatggatcttcctttgttcttagcccaaagagaaaaggaacctTGTGTACAAAATGGCCCTAAAAGAttgaatttttaagaattttctcatttcccttatCCTGCCGAAAGAGACCCTGATACCCAAGTTCAGCTCTTGTAACTTGGATATCTTACAACTTCATGATACGtctatttataaaaaaacccatatttttatttctcagaatttCACTCACAGGATTCCGGCTTTTGAACAAATTACTTTAAAGCTGATGATGTGTAGCTGATATGGCAAGCAGGAATCATATCTTTTGAACAAGTGGTAGGTTCTGGCCTACTGAAAATCCAGAAGAGGATCAGACTGACAGGCTTCTCAAAGCAATGCAGTTAGAAACTGAATTGGTTCATTGACCATCACTCCAATTAAATGAAGAGGCCATTGCTCCTAagtttgattaatattttttttctactttcaaGATGTCATTTGCACGAAAGGCTGTAATTACTCAGCATTAAAAGAAACTGTTCGTGACATCAGTGTGTGACACAGGCTTGTGAAACCAGGCCCTGCTGTAAGTTCATGGATACATCTCTAGGACAAGCCTCAGTCTCCTTCACGACTCGTGAAAGACAGACATCCCAGTCATGCCgacagaaaaacacacatcCGTTTCTGTTACTTTAAGACTCTGTCCCACTCTTTGGAAGCTGTTTGCACTAAAGAATGGATCTCTGAACTCTGCCAGGATGTTGAGGAAGCAGCTATAGTAGGGGTAAGGCAGGTGTGTGGGTAGAGACTTAGAATAGACATTCTTGAGTTAAGGCAAATGTCTTAACCAGGGCTGGTTCAGAGATCTGAAGCCGCAAATTATTAAATTGCTCTCCAAAAATTCCCAAGGCTGTCTCATGGACTGAAAATCCAGAAATAATGGAAGTAATAAACAAAAATCCTGCTGTTACATTCCCATGTTCACTGGAAAGCCTTCTGAGGTTATTTATCTCTATATCAGTGTCAGGAAAAGCAACAGAATAGTAAAATGTAGGCATTATCTCAAGCCAGTGATCAGAATTCTCCATCAAACAGTTCTGGAATCTTCTGTAAATATGTCAGATTTAGCAGATATTGCTTCTCTGGGAATTATTTATTCCCACTGCATTTGTGACTTTATTCAGAAGGCACAATTTCAGCATCTGTCTTTGAAAGGACTGAGAAGCAGAGGAGTCTTGAGAAAAGGCTAAACCAGCTCTTTGGAGGCCATGGGTGTCCCTTCACAATCTCTTTGCCTGGGGGTCCTATTGCCATGACCCACAAAGATTATCTACACGTAAgtattgcaaatatttcaaaaacaaCTTAATTTTTAGTAGATGTGAAAGTGGGATTAGGAGTGACTTCCTGGGCTCCTTGTATTCATCCTGAGGAAGACTAGTGCCATCTGCAGAACAGCTCACCCTAATGTCATTACTGAACTGAAGCTTTACCTGGATGTAGACTGGTTTTCAGGTAGGTATGTTTCATAATGTTTGTGTGAACATTCTAGGACACGATGGTTAGGAGAACCTGTGCAAatgaaggtttaaaaaaaaaaatcgggaGAGATCTTCAGTTTCATTTCTGGCTAAGCCATTTTGATTTTGAGGACACTAAATATTGGCTTCCTTGTGCGTTGTTGTGTGGGAGTAGATCTGTGCTATGTCAAACACCGGGAGTGGGACAGGTATATCACAGGTGCTGCCTGACATGGATAAATAGTatgttcaaacagaaaaaataaaccgCTGAGAATTTCATGGGCATGTGAATGCTTGAGAGATGCCATCCTAGCTCTTGCTCCAGTTTTCTAAATGAGCCCAAAATCGAGGTTATTGAAACTTGAAAAGTTTTCATTGAAACATCATGATTCCCTCTCTCCATGGTtgcagagagctggaaaaaactGCATGTGGGAAGATGCAAtaagagagacagaaatgcACAGTGTGATGGGGAATCTGAAAAACAGTGCTATGAGGTGTTGAAGTGGAATCTCCTCATGAGCTCTCTGGGCTTGCATTCCAAAATTCTCCGAAGGTTGCTAATGCTTGCTGTGGCATCTGTAGGTTTTATGCTTGAGGCCTTTCATTTGTACCTGGTCAAGTGCATTTGATGTTACCCTGTATGCCTGCAAGGGTGAAGTACAACTGTAAACTCTCCATAAAGCTTTCGTATGAGTGGGAGTAGACCAGCTTTACCTGAACAGTTGGCTGGTTTAGCCCAGCTAGActtgaaaaatcatttaaacTTGTGAAGAGAGAAATCATTTGCTAATTGccataatgaaagaaaatcttgtCCTCTTGCCCCATGTGCAAGCTCCTTGAACTTCTGCGTATAGTTGTTACTCTGGATCACCAGCATATGTGATTCTGACCTTTAATGTCCTCTATTGTCCTGTTTCCACAGAGGCTTTTCTGTAAGAAACTCTTCCTCTCTCATTTTCCAGCAGTGACTGAGGAGAGAGGTCACCAAACAAGATTCTAGGAACCAAAaggtgttgttttctttttctgtgtcccagcttctttttccagaagatCTTCAGCTGACATCTctgctcttttaatttttgtttctggcACGACTCATCTGAGTGAAAATATGGTCAAAACAATGACTGAGGATGTGGATATGCACGTGCAcgtttttgtttctttcaagccacagttaaatttttcaaaaggGTAATCTTTTGAGTTGAGTGCAGCACACTCCTCCCAGAGGACAGTAGTGATGGAAGATGACTGGGGGATAATTCCTGGCTTTTTTCCAGGAAGTACTTTGCTTCACTTGGCTGCCTTCTTGAGAGCTGAATAAATATAATATGCAGAGGCTGAAATCATGAAGGTAATTTTATTTAGCCAATAAACACCATCCTGTGCTCCAGAGAGCTTGCTTGTACTTCCTTGTGCTTCTCTACAGCAGTGCCGGTACTTACTCACTTTTATTCCCACCAGTTAATGTCTGgcttcttgcttttctgttctgctcctccttccctctgcttgcTCCTGTTCATTCCTGCTATGACAGCCTGGTGTGACAGTCTCTCTTTTCATTCACAGCCTCCTCGGTGGCAGGAACGGTGGCATCTTGTGAAGAAGTTCAGGCGAAGATGTCGCTACAGCTCGGTTTCAACTCCAGCAGAGTGGACAGCTTCAACTCCAGCAGAGTGGAGTGCTTCCCGAGCCTTCCCGGCCCTCCTCCCGTCCGCAGGGCCACCAACCTGTCCTTCaacccccacagccctgctgtttCCATGGCGCTGGACACTCCCAACAGTGAATGCTGGTTGTCCAGTCAGGAAAATGGCTCCAGGGAGGCCTTCACTTACAACATCCAGAATCAAGGGTAGGAACAGAtgagaagggaaatgaaaaaagcaaagccttgtGAGGAGAAGCCTTGTGAGGGTGAATGTGGGACATGGGACAAGGAATTAGGTGGGAGCATAAGTGAAAAGTGAGGTGCAGGAGTGACAGTATCTTTTAAATGAAGCATGAAAAGCTGCATGATGTGCATAGTGGGACAGGGCACCTGCTGTGAGACGTGATACCTCTGCTCAGAATGCTTCCAGAATTGCATACCTGTCAAGCAAAAGAGAGGATGTTTCAAACTGTGAGGTGTGCTTTGGAAAGTGGGAAGATAATCCCCACTAATGCCCATTGGTGAAGAATCCTGCTGTGAAACCACTTGGCTCAAGTGGTTTCTGTTGCCCTTGTCCTGGCATCTGGGAGGAGGGGTTGGAGTCAGATCAGGGTTGGCAATAACACAGTTGTTTACTGTATGGGTTGCTGTAGCTGTTGACCCTACTTTAATCTCTGGATTGCCTCTCcttgctctctgcagctttaGTCCACCACCCTCCTGCCGTTACCCTGAGCAGCTGGAGACTGCAGGGAACCTGGAGACCATGTACCGCCAGTACAGCAGCCAGGGGGGAATTTACCAGCTGTCCCAATattcccagcagcaccagctctcccagttctgCCAACTGCCAGATCACCTGGCCACCAATTTACTCTCCAGTGaccacctccctcctccaaCACCCACTGAGTCCCATTCAGCTTTCCTGGCCTTACCTGGTAACACTGGAGCAGTAACCTATGGAGCCACACAAGACTATGGACAAAACCACATGGGGGGACAGCTTGTGCCGCAGCAGTCAAGTGGAATCTCAGgtaaatttctgaaatattttgcaatcCTGCATCTCTGGAGTAACTAAACCATACCCTGAAACACTCAGGATGATCAGTGGTTTTACTGGTGGCTGTGACAGAAAGCTGAAACGTGCACATGCATGCacagatatatagatatatatatgtgtgtgtgtatatatatatatatatatatgggcccatctttttttctaattttcttgtatgcttggggttttttttaaagtgctgagTGACCCATTCATTTGAATCAAAAGTTACTACACAGGTTGCACATGTCAGAAAGAGCATTAAATGTGAATGTGTCAGGTAGTGCAGTAGTTTTTCTCTGGACTGAAGAACTAACTTTTGCAGGAGTGTACTGTTGTGCAAGTGAACATGCCTTTGGTATATGTGGGTGGGAATCAAGGGTGCAAAATGGAAAAGGTGCCACAGCAAGTGGAATAGTTGgaggtagaaagaaaaacaggcttCTCACTCTGTTGGGCTTCTGCAGAAACCAGTTTGAAGTTTCATATCTTGGGGTAGtgcaaaagaagagagagacagaagccAGTAGAGTATGCATATagagtctttctttttcttcctctggttTGAATTTGCAACAGATTAAGGCACTTCTGcataattttctgaaaagtaaCTAGGTGAAACTGGCACTGTTGGTCTCCTTGTTTTGTGTCCAGGctttgtattttgaagttatTCAAGCCCAAGTATAATCAAATGATAAACCATTGCAGTTAGTTTATTTGGACTGTCAGGTTTGTTGAATTAAGCTCACAGTCCAAAAACTACGTCTTGTCTTATCACATAAGAGAATAGTTTGAGAccacagatgctgctgctggttttgtacCAGTCTTGTGGACCTTGTTAGGGAGGGAAGTCTGACTCACAGAGTCTGACTCACAGCAGGCTGAAAACTGGCTCTTGTTCCCATTATTCCTGCTGACATTGTCCAGGCCAGGTTGGCAGCACCTGTGCTATCTACCACACTTGGCCTGTCTCCCCTCTCTGGTTTCAAGGCataattattcttttcagtggtttttcAGTCTGAAGTGCCAGAAATAATGAGAGGGCTGTGCCCCAGTGCaccaaattaacatttttatagcGTGATGCCAAAGTGTGTGTTGCATTCTTTGGGGCACACTGTGTGAGCATAAGGGGTGTGTAAAGGTGCAGGCTGATAAAGTTGAAAGATTGTTGAAGGAACAGAGGCAGAGTTGATATTCTCTTACTCTGTCCAGAGCACAATCAGCAGTGCGTGGCTGTTCTGTTCGAGGAAGGGATCCCACAACTGTTATGACcaagttcacagaatcatggaatggtttgggtaggaagggactttaaggatcatccagttccaatcccctgccatgggaaggaacaccttccactatcccaggttgttcagagccccatccaacctggccttggacacttccaaggatggggcagccacagcttctctgggcaacctgccTCACtactctcacagggaagaatttcttcctaaaaaggTTCCAGGTTCCCAAAGTGCAGTGGGCAGGGAACCAGTCTGTCAGTGCAGACACACCTGTGAGTCTTACTTCACCGAGTAAGCAAGTGAACAGCTTAGTTGGATTATAGCTATTACTTAACAGTACATTCCTGCTTCCAGCTTCCATAAATGAAAGTGAAGATTAAACATTCAAGTTATGCTTGACAGAGTTGGAACCTCTTGGAAAATAGGAGTGGAAGCAAAAAATTGGGGAGTGGGTGTCTCTAATATCGTTACATACTCTCAGGATCAGTGCTGAGTGACatcatgatttctttttacattATAACAATGCTATGAATTTCCAAGATTTTTCCTCCTGAGAACTACCTTTTGGATAAAAACACTGCAGTGTAAACAGCAAAGTGATCCTTTATCTATATGTGGTG
This DNA window, taken from Chiroxiphia lanceolata isolate bChiLan1 unplaced genomic scaffold, bChiLan1.pri scaffold_53_arrow_ctg1, whole genome shotgun sequence, encodes the following:
- the LOC116781682 gene encoding homeobox protein NOBOX-like → MDGTGADGENKERAAGKLTKGDECQDEEDNVLQCKEHFVVDHERPGQSGSPEHCESHYFDGTEKETKEKKSTNRSGMSTKKAPSGIPGAPCRQDEGSPAACQSSKCAEAQQSYEVSSVLESRSSHDATKEEGKEEKEKKALLENPDILSSVRKKSRTFYNAEQLEELEKVFHEDHYPDTEKKMELAAAFGVMPKRIMIWFQNRRAKWRKSEKLNAKGNRKHPTSSPLSHDCGWGTYSVFSSFHNRAPPLPVPPLPDVARDQSAVLRGNAAAGNCSSLLRAQLAPLSSASASSVAGTVASCEEVQAKMSLQLGFNSSRVDSFNSSRVECFPSLPGPPPVRRATNLSFNPHSPAVSMALDTPNSECWLSSQENGSREAFTYNIQNQGFSPPPSCRYPEQLETAGNLETMYRQYSSQGGIYQLSQYSQQHQLSQFCQLPDHLATNLLSSDHLPPPTPTESHSAFLALPGNTGAVTYGATQDYGQNHMGGQLVPQQSSGISDITAYQADPWSDFYMQEAQFSNQLHSQMPFFSTAEGQNFTEPSLLQVPNGTALGSMSQAGKQKGVTPDQSSNQSHQTEPELAWPWLAEREMM